In the genome of Candidatus Delongbacteria bacterium, the window TTTGTAATTGACTTCTCAATTTCTAAAAAATCTTCAAAAGTAGTAGAAAATAGTATTTTCCCTCCAACATCTTCAAACAAGGATCTCATTTTTTCACTCATTAGTCTTAATTGGTCTGTTCCCAAATGGGGATGTGTTAAATACAAAATCTCTTCGGGAGCGCCAGCCTTGATAAAAGTGTCGTAGATGAAATTTCTTTCAAGATCAATTGTTTTTGTTCTCGATGTAAGTTTTCCATCAGAAAATGTTCCTGCACCACCTTCACCAAAAGAGTAGTTTGATTTTTCGTCCAAAACTCTTTCGTTTTCAAATTTTGTGATATCCTTAACTCTGTTTCTTACATCCCTACCTTGTTCAATTATGGTTACATCGAAGCCAGCTAATTGTAAAATATAGGCAGAGAAGAATCCTGCTGGTCCAAGTCCTACAATTGTAACTTTACGTTTTTTACCTTTTTTAGGGATTTGAAGGATTGGAGGTAATTGAAATTCTTCAGTTTTATAATTATCAGATTTAACACAGACTCTGATATTGTAATATAAATTATCTTTTTTTCTGGCATCCAGACTTTTTTTTATAAGAAAATATTCTGGAGATTTTATACCTGATAATTTTCCAATTTTTCTTTCCAGTTCATCATCAGAGTATCCAGGCTTTAATTTAATTTCAAAAATTTTATTTCCCATATATTACCAATCAAATAGAGTTTCTTTTTTTTCAATTAAAAGTGGTGAATTTTCATTTACACTGTTTACAAGATCAGATACTTCATGAAAATCAAGTTTAGTTATTGATTCATTTTCAAAGTTGTTGTTTTTAAAAAACATAGAATAATTATCTAAAAAGACTGGTTGTCTTAAATGAAATTTCTTAAAAAATAGATTAGGTTCTTTCGTTAAAGTAGCAAAGCAAAAACCATTATCTGTTTCTTGATATAAACCAACTAAATAGATGATTTTATTCTTATCATGAATGTAATAAGGTTGTTTACCACACCATTCATAATATCCATTTATTGGAACCAGACAGGATTTCGCTTGAAACATTTTTTTATATATAGATTTAATTAGAATGTTTTCAGATCTAATATTAAAGCCAATATGATTTGTATGACCGTTAGTGATTTCTGTAAAGTCATAGTTCCATGTCGCAAAAAAGCTTCTTTCTTTAGTGATAACAAGGGCTTTCTTTCCGGGGGATATATTATAATTATTTTCAAAATTTATACAAATTTGATTGTCAGGAATACTCACCTTAAAAATTGGATCTTTGTAGATTTGGGCAAATCTTCCACACATCAAAGTACTCCATGAATAACATTTGTAACTACACCCCAGATTTCGAACTGTGATTCATCGTAAACTTCCAATACAGGATATTTTGGATTCTCAGGTTCAAGGTAAACTTTAGATTTCTCATATTTCAATCTTTTTACAGTCAATTCTCCGTCCAAGACAGCTATGACAATGTTTCCATTGCAGGGATTTAAAGCTCTGTCAACAATGAGGATATCATTATTGTGTATACCTGCATTTATCATGGAATCTCCAGCAACCCTTACAAAAAAGGTAGCTGCAGGATGTTTTATCAGATATTCGTTAAGGTCTAGTTTTTTGTCTATATAATCATCAGCCGGAGATGGAAAACCTGCCTGAACTGAACTATTATACAGTGGCAGCTTCAGATCACTCTTTTTATCAAATCCAAAAATTTCTAAAATATCATCACTTTTAGCCATCTATAATTCCTCCTCCGACTACAAGTTCGTCTTTGTAAATGACAGCACTTTGACCTGGTGCGACTGCAAAAACCTCTTCATCAAAAACGATAATCATTTTGTTTTCTTCGAATCTAATCTTACATGGTTTATCAGTAGTATTGAAACGGATTTTAGCTGAATAATGTTCATTTTGATCTGGGGATCCAGAAATCCAATTTAATTCTGACACATAGACTTCTCTTTTTGAAAGATCATCTTTTTTTCCTATAATTACTGAATTATTAAGAGGATCAACAGCTTTTACATACATTGGTTCTGAGAATCCTCCACCTAATCCTTTTCTTTGACCAACTGTATAGAAAGGGAAGCCATCATGCTTTCTTTTAAGGTCATTTCCATTTGAATCGTACATTTTGCCAGGCTTGATAAGTTTATCAAAATCATCAATATTCTCCTTTAAAAAACGTCTGTAGTCATTATCTGGAATAAAACAAATTTCCTGACTTTCTTTCTTTTGAGCAGTTTTTAGACCTAATTTTGATGCAATTTCTCTTACCTTATCCTTTGAAATTTTTGATAAAGGGAAAATCGTTTTTGACAGGGCATCCTGAGTTATTCCATAAAGAAAATAGCTTTGATCTTTTTTGGGATCCTCACCTCTAAGAAGCTCATACATTGAAGTTTCGTTATTAAATCTAATATTTGCATAATGACCTGTTGCAATATATTTGCATCCTAAATCAGTTGCTTTTTTTAGAAGATCAATCCATTTAACCTTTGTATTGCATAAAACGCAGGGATTTGGTGTTCTTCCAAGCATATACTCTTTTTTAAAATTTTCGACGACTGCTCTTCTAAATTCATCCCTAAAATTAATAACATAATGAGGAATTCCAATTTGTCTTGCCACTGCTCTAGCATCAGAAAATGCGTCCATAGAACAACAACCCTTTTCTCCAACCATTTCACCCCCGTACTCTTCAAAAGACCACAGATTCATTGTAACACCAATAACATCATAACCTTGTTCTTTTAACAGATACGCAGATACAGAGCTGTCCACTCCTCCACTCATTCCAACAAGCACTCTCTCAGACATAATTAGAAATCTCCAATATTTTTATCAAAACTACATAATTTGGAAGAAAAATTCCAATGATTTTTATCGTTCTTAGACTGAGTTAATTAAATATTCGGAATTAGTGATTACAAAAAAGGGTGACTTTGTCACCCCGATAATTACCTGATAAAGAATCCTATTCTTTCCCAAAGTATTTTGTCCATCAGATTAGACATTGGAACTTCGGGGTCGAAAGACATGTAAACCATGATGGGCTTACCAACTATATTATCTTTTGGAACGAATCCCCAAAATCTACTATCAGAGCTATTGTCCCTGTTATCTCCCATCATGAAATATGAATCTTCTGGTACTGTCAATGGACCAAAATTATCTCTATTTCCAAGGTTTTGGAAAGTTCTTTCACCAAATCTTGGAACTAATCCTTCCGGATAAATATCTCTATCGATAAACTGAGATCTTGGAGTTCCTTCAGGGTAAGCTTCATCAACCTCGAGAGTTTCGTAGTATTCGTCAAACGGCTCATTATTAACAAAAAGAACTTTATCTTTTATTTCTATGACATCGCCTGGAACACCTACGCATCTTTTAACATAATATAGGTATGGGTGATGAGGAGGTTTAAATACTACAACATCTCCTCTTTGAGGATCTTTAAATAAAGGTATTTTCGTCCATGGAATTGGAAAACCTATTTCTGTAAATGGAATTCCAAACCAGTCTGGAGTTCTGATTCCATAAATAAATTTATTAACCAGAAGCATATCACCAACTCGTAAAGATTTCTCCATTGATCCTGAAGGGATTTTATAAGCTGATACAAAAAAATTCATAATCAAATACAATGTTACGACAAGCGAAACAAAGGATTTTAGTTTATTTTTTATGAGATTTGACATTTAATTTCCCGATTTCAATTATTTCTCATACTTTTAATTTACGATTTTGTTCGTAATTTGTAGATGATAATTTTTTTATCTAAATAATGCAAGGCAATTATCCATATTTACAGGGAATGATCCTCGAATTTGTTTAATATAAAATTGACTTTTTAAACAAATCATTTATATTTTTTTTATAAAAAACTGGGCAGATCACAATGGAAGATTTTGAAAGAAGAGAAGTGGAATACGATGATAATGCAATTCAAACATTGTCATCCCTTGATCATATTCGTAAAAGAACTGGTATGTATATCGGTAGGCAGGGAGATGGTTCAAATTATGATGACGGCATTTACATACTTCTCAAGGAGGTGGTAGATAATTCTGTTGACGAGTTTATTGAAGGTAATGGGAAAAAAATTGAGATCACTCTTACAGATAATAAGGTAAGTGTAAGAGATTATGGTCGAGGAATTCCTTTAAATTCTGTTATAAAATGTGTGTCGAATATTAATACTGGGGGTAAATTCAATAATGATGTTTTCCAGTTCAGTGCAGGTTTGAACGGTGTTGGTTTAAAAGCTGTAAACGCTCTTTCGGTACATTTTAGAGTTGTTTCCCATAGGGATGGGTTCATTAAAGAGGCAATCTATAGTGAAGGAGTCCTGATAAGCGAAAAAGATGGTGAAACAAAAGAAAAAAATGGTACATTCATAGAATTTTTACCAGATGAAAAAATCTTCAAACACTATCAATTTAATATAGATTACATCAAAAAGAGGCTTTGGTATTATGCTTACCTGAACAAAGGTCTAAAAATTTGTTTCAATGATGAAATTATTATGTCAAAAGGTGGACTGGAAGATCTTATTTCGGAAGAGGTTGATTCTCCTCTTTACCAGCCAATTTATTACTCTTCCAATAAACTTGAATTTGTTTTTACTCATGTGCCTGTTTACGGTGAGAACCATTATTCATTTGTAAACGGACAATATACTTGTGATGGAGGAACTCATCTTTCCGCTTTCAGAGAAGCTATTTTGAAAGCTATAAACGAGTATTTTAAAAAGCAATATGACGGTAAAGATGTAAGAGATGGTATAGTTGGAGCTATAGCTATTAAAATTTTGGAACCAATTTTTGAATCACAAACAAAAAACAAACTCGGAAACAATGATGTAAAGGGTTGGATAGTAAATGAGGTTAAAAATTTTCTCGTGGACTATCTTTATAAAAACCAAGATGTGGCTTCTCTGATAGAGGAAAAAATACTTTTGAATGAGAAAATCAGAAAAGAACTTAAGTCCGTCCAAAAAGAGATTAAAGAATTATCAAAAAAATCTTCTATTCGTATCCCAAAATTGAGGGACTGTAAACATCATCTAAATGATGTTGTTCCTCCAAGAAAAAGGAGCTCATGGAGAGGAGAGGAGTCTATGATTTTTCTGACAGAGGGAGATTCTGCTGCCGGTTCAATGATAAATTGTAGAGACTCTGAAACTCAAGCTATTTTTGCTCTTCGAGGAAAACCCTTAAATGTCTATGGTTTAAAAAGGGATGCTATTTATAAAAATGAAGAATTCTACAATATCACCAAGGCTTTGAATATTGAAGATAATTTTGATAATTTAAGATATGCCAAAATTGTGATTGCGACTGATAGTGACCCTGATGGTTTGCACATTCGTAATCTTCTGGTAACTTTTTTTCTTCAGTACTATGAAAAACTTGTTATAAATGGGCTTATTTACGTTCTTGAAACACCACTATTTAGAGTAAGAAATAAAAAGAAAACAATTTATTGCTATAATGAAGAAGAGAAACAAAGTGCAATAATTGAGATTGGTGGAAAACCAGAGATTACTAGGTTTAAGGGACTCGGAGAGATAAGTCCTAATGAGTTCAAGCAATTTCTTGGTGAAAATATTAGGTTAGTACAAGTAAATATCAATCGTTCAAAAGAAGTTTTATCAACTCTTGAATTCTATATGGGAAAAAATACTCCAGAAAGAAAGCAGTATATAATGGAAAATCTCGATCGAGCTACCATTGTAGAATAATTTTTTGGTAAAATCGTATCAATATTAAAAAAAAATTACTAAATTCCCTTAAAAAGGGAGTTTGGTAAATTATGTATGAATTATTTGTAAAACTACATTTTTCTTCGGCTCATAAATTGGCAGCTTATAATGGAGAGTGTAGTAAACTACACGGACACAATTGGGAAGTTAAGGTTTATGCAAGAGCTGATAAATTAAATGAAATTGGTATTGCTCTTGATTTTAAAGAGTTTAAAAAAAGTGTAAAAGAGACAGTTGACAGATTTGATCATGTTTATTTGAATGATTTGGAAGAGTATAAGAATATTAATCCTACGGCAGAGAACATTGCTAGGATACTCTATAAACAGCTTTCCGATAAAATCAATAATGATGTAATAAAAATTCATATGGTAGAGATCTGGGAGAGCGAAAAGCAGGGCGCAAGGTACTTTGAATAATCTTCCAAAATTACAATACAGAAAATTTGCCGGAAATAAAGAAAGAGTAATCTTGATTGATTCCGGTTATTTTCTTATTGATGAGATATCTAGAGCATCCCGAAATGAAGGTGTTTTACTGGAGAATGTAAAACTTTTTACTGATAGTAATACTGACCCTTCGATTCAAAAGGAATCCAGAAATGAAGGCTTTTTTGAAGATCTTTTAACTGCAATTTATAGCTTTAAACCTGATTATATACTCACTGTAAATTTGTTGGGTTTTGATGAAAAGGGAGTTTTGGCAAAACTTCTTTCAGAAATGAATGTTCTTGTTGCGAATTGGTTTACAGACACACCTTTTGGAATTATAAAAAATCACTATTCACACGATTATAGTAATATGTTTTCATTTTTGTGGGAGAAAAATTATATACCAGAATTGGCAGCAAAATTTAAAAATCATAAATTCTACTATCTTCCGTATGGTTCTGGATTTGCCAAACACGATATTAATGAAAAGTTTATTTCAAAATTATCGTTTGTTGGTAATTCAATGAAAGAAGCTACACATAAATGGAAGCAAAGAATCAATGTCTCAGATAAAGAGATATCTTTTTTTGAAAAACTAATTTTTGAAGAACCTAAATTTGATAAAATTCCAGATATTATTGACGCTTTTACTAAAGAAAATAGATTTGATAATTATGAATCCTCTTTTTTTTATTTCAAAGGTTCAGGCCTTTTGAGAGAGAAAATTATGCGAGGGCTTGATGATGTTGGTGTTAAAGTAGTTATTTATGGTGATGAATTTTGGAAAGATTATGGATTTAAAAATCATGAAATCAGAAGAAATGTGAACTATTATTCTGAGTTACCTTATGTTTATTCCTCAACAAAGATTTCATTGAATTTGACTTCTCCACAAATGCCTACTGCTTTAAATCAAAGAGTGTATGATTGTTTTGCCTGCGGAGGTTTTCTTATTACTGATTTGCGTGATGATCTGAATATTTTGTTTGAAGACTATCCGGAGTTTAATTCTCTTGAAGATCTGATTGGTAAGATCTCTTATTTTGATAACAATCCTGATGAAATAGAAAAATATAAGTTTAATCTAACAAACCAGATTCTATTGGAACATAACTATTCGAATAGGTTAAAATTTATTTCTTATATTTTATGTAATTATGTTCAAAACTGACTTGACAAGAGTAAGCGAAATCCTTATATTCTGCCTCGTTGATGCACCCTTAGCTCAGCTGGATAGAGCAACGGATTTCTAATCCGTAGGTCAGAGGTTCGAATCCTCTAGGGTGTATAGAAAAAGCAGACCGCGAGGTCTGCTTTTTGATTTTATATAAACCAAATTAGTTCATTTCTTGAGTTCATACTTCTTTAATATTCTGTCGTACTCTCCATTTTTTTCAATAATTTCCAATCCTTTATTGAAGGCATCAATATAAGATTCGCTTTTTTTATTAGATAAGCCAGAAGTTACATGTAATGGGCTCAAATTTATTGGATTGCTAACAAAACTGAGTGAATTAAGTAAATCAGGGTTGTTTTTCATTAAAAGAAATTTTGCCACTAACTCATCTTCAAGAGTTAAATCGATCCTCTTAAATAATAATTTTAGGATATTCTGGTGGAAATCAGAAACGGGATCAAGGGTATACAGTTTTGATTCGGCAAAATTATCATTATATCCATAGCCTCGGATAACTCCAATGATTTTACCTTGAAGAGAGGATTCTCCACTGTATTCAAAATCATCTTCAACCCTTTTGATAAATTTAACTTTATTTACATAGTATGGTTTGCTGAATTTGAAATAATGAGATCTTTTTTCAGTATACCATGTTGTAGTTAAGATATCGTATTTACCAGACTTGACGCCCTCTTCAGCTCTAACCCAAGGTACAAAATTCATTTCAACCTCGTATCCTTGAGTATAGT includes:
- a CDS encoding glycosyltransferase, with product MNNLPKLQYRKFAGNKERVILIDSGYFLIDEISRASRNEGVLLENVKLFTDSNTDPSIQKESRNEGFFEDLLTAIYSFKPDYILTVNLLGFDEKGVLAKLLSEMNVLVANWFTDTPFGIIKNHYSHDYSNMFSFLWEKNYIPELAAKFKNHKFYYLPYGSGFAKHDINEKFISKLSFVGNSMKEATHKWKQRINVSDKEISFFEKLIFEEPKFDKIPDIIDAFTKENRFDNYESSFFYFKGSGLLREKIMRGLDDVGVKVVIYGDEFWKDYGFKNHEIRRNVNYYSELPYVYSSTKISLNLTSPQMPTALNQRVYDCFACGGFLITDLRDDLNILFEDYPEFNSLEDLIGKISYFDNNPDEIEKYKFNLTNQILLEHNYSNRLKFISYILCNYVQN
- a CDS encoding transporter substrate-binding domain-containing protein, with the translated sequence MLKVILFMIIMLFENLFSIAKISAAADPWPPFIDPENPTGGFALEIIRAAYYTQGYEVEMNFVPWVRAEEGVKSGKYDILTTTWYTEKRSHYFKFSKPYYVNKVKFIKRVEDDFEYSGESSLQGKIIGVIRGYGYNDNFAESKLYTLDPVSDFHQNILKLLFKRIDLTLEDELVAKFLLMKNNPDLLNSLSFVSNPINLSPLHVTSGLSNKKSESYIDAFNKGLEIIEKNGEYDRILKKYELKK
- the lepB gene encoding signal peptidase I yields the protein MSNLIKNKLKSFVSLVVTLYLIMNFFVSAYKIPSGSMEKSLRVGDMLLVNKFIYGIRTPDWFGIPFTEIGFPIPWTKIPLFKDPQRGDVVVFKPPHHPYLYYVKRCVGVPGDVIEIKDKVLFVNNEPFDEYYETLEVDEAYPEGTPRSQFIDRDIYPEGLVPRFGERTFQNLGNRDNFGPLTVPEDSYFMMGDNRDNSSDSRFWGFVPKDNIVGKPIMVYMSFDPEVPMSNLMDKILWERIGFFIR
- the mnmA gene encoding tRNA 2-thiouridine(34) synthase MnmA; the protein is MSERVLVGMSGGVDSSVSAYLLKEQGYDVIGVTMNLWSFEEYGGEMVGEKGCCSMDAFSDARAVARQIGIPHYVINFRDEFRRAVVENFKKEYMLGRTPNPCVLCNTKVKWIDLLKKATDLGCKYIATGHYANIRFNNETSMYELLRGEDPKKDQSYFLYGITQDALSKTIFPLSKISKDKVREIASKLGLKTAQKKESQEICFIPDNDYRRFLKENIDDFDKLIKPGKMYDSNGNDLKRKHDGFPFYTVGQRKGLGGGFSEPMYVKAVDPLNNSVIIGKKDDLSKREVYVSELNWISGSPDQNEHYSAKIRFNTTDKPCKIRFEENKMIIVFDEEVFAVAPGQSAVIYKDELVVGGGIIDG
- a CDS encoding type IIA DNA topoisomerase subunit B, whose product is MEDFERREVEYDDNAIQTLSSLDHIRKRTGMYIGRQGDGSNYDDGIYILLKEVVDNSVDEFIEGNGKKIEITLTDNKVSVRDYGRGIPLNSVIKCVSNINTGGKFNNDVFQFSAGLNGVGLKAVNALSVHFRVVSHRDGFIKEAIYSEGVLISEKDGETKEKNGTFIEFLPDEKIFKHYQFNIDYIKKRLWYYAYLNKGLKICFNDEIIMSKGGLEDLISEEVDSPLYQPIYYSSNKLEFVFTHVPVYGENHYSFVNGQYTCDGGTHLSAFREAILKAINEYFKKQYDGKDVRDGIVGAIAIKILEPIFESQTKNKLGNNDVKGWIVNEVKNFLVDYLYKNQDVASLIEEKILLNEKIRKELKSVQKEIKELSKKSSIRIPKLRDCKHHLNDVVPPRKRSSWRGEESMIFLTEGDSAAGSMINCRDSETQAIFALRGKPLNVYGLKRDAIYKNEEFYNITKALNIEDNFDNLRYAKIVIATDSDPDGLHIRNLLVTFFLQYYEKLVINGLIYVLETPLFRVRNKKKTIYCYNEEEKQSAIIEIGGKPEITRFKGLGEISPNEFKQFLGENIRLVQVNINRSKEVLSTLEFYMGKNTPERKQYIMENLDRATIVE
- the queD gene encoding 6-carboxytetrahydropterin synthase QueD — encoded protein: MYELFVKLHFSSAHKLAAYNGECSKLHGHNWEVKVYARADKLNEIGIALDFKEFKKSVKETVDRFDHVYLNDLEEYKNINPTAENIARILYKQLSDKINNDVIKIHMVEIWESEKQGARYFE
- the umuD gene encoding translesion error-prone DNA polymerase V autoproteolytic subunit; translation: MAKSDDILEIFGFDKKSDLKLPLYNSSVQAGFPSPADDYIDKKLDLNEYLIKHPAATFFVRVAGDSMINAGIHNNDILIVDRALNPCNGNIVIAVLDGELTVKRLKYEKSKVYLEPENPKYPVLEVYDESQFEIWGVVTNVIHGVL
- a CDS encoding SOS response-associated peptidase family protein; this translates as MCGRFAQIYKDPIFKVSIPDNQICINFENNYNISPGKKALVITKERSFFATWNYDFTEITNGHTNHIGFNIRSENILIKSIYKKMFQAKSCLVPINGYYEWCGKQPYYIHDKNKIIYLVGLYQETDNGFCFATLTKEPNLFFKKFHLRQPVFLDNYSMFFKNNNFENESITKLDFHEVSDLVNSVNENSPLLIEKKETLFDW